A stretch of the Dioscorea cayenensis subsp. rotundata cultivar TDr96_F1 chromosome 4, TDr96_F1_v2_PseudoChromosome.rev07_lg8_w22 25.fasta, whole genome shotgun sequence genome encodes the following:
- the LOC120258982 gene encoding uncharacterized protein LOC120258982, giving the protein MSGGGGGRGAGVAGIPAGARKMVASLKEIVNCPEAEIYAMLKECGMDPSEAVHRLLSQDTFHEVKSKREKKKEVKEVPENRSRSVGAKSNRGARGGTDRGLRNNPSQFSSSDFAVARGKAVHQKENSENAIPTSSLESASSATYHNKSDFAPMRTPAPTTVVPDGLSYPVQPSSGYQNSWFGAPGRRSMADVVKMGRPQGKSPSVSAVASDSSYTPSVPLLSDMPPLCQRPSPSVLPCESNQESHSSQNPILKSTEITHEQNTSVGSHGSHDDWAVVDESPAATVPSVPETSGSSTLYAETPTLADGNNLHVNPHLNETEELEDDATDEDLHAEHTGSVSLSDRQVQLDNLGDDSHQTDDSINNLSSYQSQRHAFEHREVEDVNAEISSVAANLHQINLQKDLNAPSVEEIPAVIIPDHLLVTNVDCSHLSFGSFNSGIITAGFSGSFSSKPMKTSLDVAPVTEDTSSIDKSEPRNTEYYDSEQLRSALSENVASTSTTTTREDVPSATEPEIIRSDSLDATHGLQYNFPSVSDYTLPSTTEQNAAGYGFPQSNSQIQNLAPFSSLMVI; this is encoded by the exons ATgagcggaggaggaggagggaggggAGCCGGGGTGGCGGGGATCCCGGCTGGAGCACGGAAGATGGTAGCGAGCTTGAAGGAGATCGTGAACTGCCCGGAAGCGGAGATCTATGCGATGCTCAAGGAGTGTGGCATGGACCCTAGCGAGGCTGTTCATCGGCTTCTTTCTCAAG ATACTTTTCATGAGGTGAAGAGCAAAcgtgaaaagaagaaggag GTTAAAGAGGTTCCTGAGAACAGATCTAGATCAGTGGGTGCCAAATCCAATCGGGGAGCTCGAGGTGGTACTGACCGGGGGCTGCGTAATAATCCGTCTCAATTCAGTTCTAGTG ATTTTGCAGTTGCTCGAGGTAAAGCTGTACACCagaaagaaaattcagaaaatgcTATTCCTACATCAAGTTTGGAATCTGCCTCATCAGCCACttatcataataaaag TGATTTTGCACCTATGAGAACTCCAGCACCTACAACTGTTGTACCTGATGGTCTCTCATATCCAGTGCAACCTTCATCTGGATACCAGAATAGTTGGTTTGGAGCCCCTGGTCGTCGTTCGATGGCTGATGTTGTAAAGATGGGCAGGCCTCAAGGGAAGTCACCCAGCGTATCTGCTGTGGCTAGTGACTCATCCTACACACCATCTGTTCCCCTCCTGTCAGACATGCCACCCCTCTGTCAGAGACCCTCACCATCGGTTTTGCCTTGTGAATCGAATCAGGAATCGCATTCTTCTCAGAATCCGATCCTTAAGAGCACGGAGATAACTCATGAGCAAAACACTAGTGTAGGATCACATGGCTCTCATGATGATTGGGCGGTGGTTGACGAATCACCTGCTGCAACAGTGCCATCTGTTCCAGAGACATCTGGTTCCTCTACTTTGTATGCAGAGACACCTACTCTTGCTGATGGTAACAACTTGCATGTAAATCCTCATTTGAATGAGACTGAAGAGTTAGAGGATGACGCTACTGATGAGGACTTGCACGCAGAGCATACTGGATCTGTATCTCTCTCTGACAGGCAAGTGCAATTGGATAATCTGGGAGATGACTCACATCAGACTGATGattctataaataatttgaGCTCTTACCAATCGCAAAGGCATGCTTTTGAGCATCGTGAAG TTGAGGATGTTAATGCAGAAATTTCATCAGTGGCTGCTAATTTACATCAAATAAATCTGCAAAAAGACCTAAATGCACCATCTGTGGAGGAAATCCCTGCAGTGATAATTCCTGATCACCTGCTGGTTACTAATGTAGACTGCTCCCACTTAAGCTTTGGTAGCTTTAATTCTGGAATTATTACTGCTGGTTTTTCTGGATCATTCTCGTCAAAGCCCATGAAAACCAGCTTGGATGTGGCTCCTGTTACAGAAGATACTTCTTCAATTGATAAGTCTGAGCCTAG GAATACCGAATACTATGATAGTGAGCAGCTTAGGTCTGCTTTAAGTGAAAATGTTGCTTCCACAAGTACCACTACCACAAGGGAGGATGTGCCTTCTGCTACAGAGCCAGAAATCATCAGAAGTGATTCCTTGGATGCCACCCATGGACTTCAGTACAATTTCCCATCTGTCTCTGATTATACATTACCAAGCACTACGGAACAAAATGCTGCAGGATATGGTTTCCCGCAATCAAATTCGCAAATCCAAAATCTTGCTCCTTTCTCAAGTTTAATGGTAATCTAG